The genomic segment TAGTAAAATGTCCGCCGCTGTCTTTTTCGCTGACAAGATTCAGAGCCACATTCTTTAAGGTGATTTCGCCGTATACGGGTACATCGTTCTTGGTAGAAGTTTTATTAGCCTTCGCGAGAAGCGGGAAGTTTACACCCCAAGACGCTTCGTTTTTAAATCCGTTCTTAAAATCCGGGTTAGTCTTTGAGCCAAGGTCAAATCCCCAGCTTAATGTTGCGTCGGCTTCAATATCGACGCTTGGCTCTACAGTTGTAGCACCTTCTGCCCACACAAAAGTAGCAGCAAAAAGAATAGTCAAGCTTACGAGTAGATATTTTTTCATAATGAAAAATACCTCCTTTAATACTTTTTTGGCCAAAGCGTAACACGCTTTTTAGCGACCAACTTTAATTAGATATATGCTATAAGATTTTTTTTCATTTGTCAATCATTAATTTTGTAACTTTTTTGCTTTTTTTTTGTTACAGAAAACCTCTCTTCCATATAATGGCTGTAGGGATAAAGGAGTACATGGGGCTGTATTGTTATGGATAATATAGCAGTCTGAAATGCTGAGGTGTTTATAATTAATGATTCCGTCGCCGCATATTGCCCAGTATCATACTCCAGCTGCCGTATCTATCAATCGAACTGAAAGCGCTCTGTTTTCCACTCCTTAATAGTACGTGCTTGTTCATTGAAGTCTGCACCAATCAGCACAATCTTCTTTCTGTCTGTCTTGTACTGTGCGGCATAGTTTTTCTCTTTTATCTGTGCGAGCGCATCTTCTGCGCTACCATTGCTGCTGAGCTTAAATTCAAAAATATAGATGCTATCCGCGGTAGTAATTACGCAATCACTACGACCGGTTGAGCAGTGGACTTCCGTCTGTACGAACTGTCCCATCAGCGTAAACACGAGATACACAGCAGTCTGATAATTCTGCTCCCGCAGTTTCAGGTTTTCTTCAGTGAAGTTGTCATAAGAAATACCGGCTATGATCGACTGAAGCCGTTCCATAAAGCCGTTTACATCGCCCTTGCGGATATCTTCCGCAAACCGCCATATCGACTTTCCTGTTTCATCAGGTTGAACCGATGAATATGCAGGCAGCAAGTTCTTTAAAAAGCCATACCGCACCTCATCATTCGGAAAGCCGAGCCGGTACAACCGTGCCTCTTTTATGTATTCTTTAATCGTTAGATATCCTGATTGAAAGAGAATCGGAAACGGCTCCTTTGCAAAGGCTCGATATGTTTGTAAACCTTCTTCATCAAGTTCAACCTTTCCGTCCAAATCAGGGATAAAGTAGTGCGCGTCTTTGAGGTAATTAATCAAAAAAGTTGGTGTTCCTGTACTAAACCAATAGCTTTGGAAAAGTTGCCCGTCAAATACCCGTAACAGGCTAAACGGGTTATATATGTTTTCCGCTGCCTGAGCAAAACAGTAGCCGTCATAATTTTGCTTTAGCTGTTTGAGAGTTTCATCATAGGTAAGCTCATTCGCCTGTGCAAGCGCTTTAATTTCAGGAGCAAAGGTACTTTCCAATTCATTTTGGCTGATGCCGCAGATACCGGCATACTTCGGCAACAAACTGATATCGTTTAAGTTATTCAGATCGCTAAAAATGCTGATTTTACTGAACTTTGTAACACCTGTTAAAAAAGTAAAACGGATATATTGGTCGCAGGTTTTGATCACTGAGTAAAACGCTTTGAGTGCATTGCGGTATCGTTCATTCAGTTCTTCGTTTACGCCTATTGTTTGCAGAAGCGGTTTGTCGTATTCGTCTACGAGGATAACAACCGGCTTACCGGTTTTTCGGTAGATACGTTGAATGAGGTCTTTTAACCGGCCATCCGGCGCTTCCTCTCTCTGTTCCAGCATAAAAGCTTCTTCCCAATCGCGGAGATGCGCATTCAAGATAGCTGCTAAGGCCTGCTCATCCGAATAATTTTTTGTATTAAAATCTAAATATAGTACAGGATATTCTTGCCACGCATCTCTGCTTTCTTGAACAGCTGCTTCTTCCTCGGCTTGTTCAAGATAAAGTCCTTTGAACAACTCTTTTTGACCTAAAAAATATGCCGCTAATGTAGAAAGAAATAGGCTTTTTCCAAACCGCCGCGGGCGGCTTAAGAAATATGGACTGGATGATTGAACAAGATTCCATGCAAATGCCGTCTTATCAACATAGAGATATCCGTCACGGCGGAGTTTTTCAAAACTCTGTATTCCCACCGGTAATTTCCGTGTAATGTTCATATCGATATTATAACACGAACATCCAGATTCGGCAAATTCGTTATTTGCTTAGAGCAAACAGGTATATTCGTGAAGGTATTCAAAAAACTACCTGATGTGTTTTGCTATGTTTCCCTGCATTTTCCCTTGCCACCGAGCTTGTCATCTATGGGTTATTTCTTGTATATTCTATAGGGAACCTCTAAAAACCTCAGTTTTTTAGAGGTTTTCCTTAGATTCAGTTGCGATGTTTAAAATTAAGTCATTATTGTATAAAGACTTAATTTTAAACTCGTCGGGCATCTCTAAAAATCTAACCAAGTTTTTAGAGATGCCCTATATACAATATCATCGTGAGGTAGACTATGGATCATCGTTTTAAAAGGACAGGTTCTATTTTTTTATGCATCGTAGTAATACTCTCTTGTCTTATTGTTTTTACCACTTGCCGCGACACACGAGAAGCAGTTCTCTATCTGTATAATTGGACATACTACACGCCCGATTCCGTTATCCACGCTTTTGAAAAAAAATACAAGGTCAAAGTTGTCTACGATGATTTTGCGTCCAATGAAGATATGTTTGCCAAACTCATGGCTGGTTCAAAAGGCTACGACCTTGTTATCCCGTCGGCAGACTATGTTTCCATTATGATAAAACTCAATATGCTTGAGCCTATTGATGTTTCAAAAATTCCGAACATCCGCTATCTACGTCTGGATGTACTCCATCGAATAGAGTATGACCCCAAAATGGAATTTTCAGTACCGTATTATATGGGTGCGGCTGGCATTGCGGTAAACACCAAGGAAGTGCCCGATTATGAGCGCGGCTGGAATATCTTTGAACGGGCAGATTTAAAAAATAGAATGACGATGATGGATGATATGAGGGAAGTACTCGGCGCTGCATTAGGTTCTTTGGGGTATGAGCCGAACAGCACCAATCCCGATGAGCTGGAACAAGCATATCGTCTAATCCAAAACAATTGGAAACCGAATCTCATAAAGTTTGATGCGGACGGCTTTGCAAAATCTTTTGCGTCGGGGGATTTTTTAGCGGTGCAAGGATATGCAGAGGCAATTTTTGCAGAGTTGCAGGAAGATCAAACGCAGTATGTTGACTTCTTTATTCCGCAAGGCGTTCATTCAGGCTTGTATATCGACAGCTTCTGTATTCCCAAAGGAGCCCCTCATCCGGAACTTGCACATGCCTTTATCAACTTTGTGCTTGAACCTACCGTTTATGCCGAGTTCTTAGATACGTTCGGATTTCCGCCTTCCATCCACACGGAAGCTGGGTACTACCAAAAGAAACGACCGCACTACGCGCTCGACGATCTTAATGACTGTATTCTCAAAAAAGACCTTGGCGCAAACCTAGAGCTGTATAACAACTATTGGCAGCGGATTCGTTTTACACCGTAGCATAAGCCACCGTTTGCTAAAAAAATTTTATTGCCGTTTTTCCATTTTGTGCGTACATTTATTGTATGAATATAGACAAATACACAGTGAAAGCACGTGAGGCATTGCAGGATGCAGCCTCGCTTGCCGAACAGGACAATCACAGTCAGATTGAGCCGGTTCATCTCTTATACAAACTCTTGGATCAAGAGGAGGGGATTGTACCGCCGCTCATTGAGAAGATCGGTGCATCAACTGATCAGATTCTTGATGCGCTCGATGTTATTTTGGATAAAAAACCGCGGGTAACGGGCGACTCTGCACAGGTCTATATGTCGCCGGTTTTAACAAAACTCTGCGCTCAGGCGGAAAAGATCGCCGCTTCGCTCAAGGATGAGTATGTTTCTACGGAGCACATTCTTCTTGCGCTTACTAAAAGCGATGATGAGGTTGGCGAACTGCTCCGCTCGCACGGTATTACCTACGATGCGGCGTTGAGAGCCTTAAAAGATGTGCGGGGAAATCAGCGGGTTACCAGCGAGGATCCCGAAGCGACGTTCAACAGTCTGGAAAAATACTGCCGCGATTTGACCGAACTTGCACGAGAAGAAAAAATCGATCCCGTTATCGGACGCGATGAAGAAATCCGGCGGGTAATGCAGGTACTTTCGCGCCGCACTAAAAACAACCCCGTATTGATCGGTGAGCCGGGTGTCGGTAAAACCGCTATTGTCGAAGGACTTGCCCGCCGGATTGTGTCTGGCGACGTGCCGGATAGCCTGCGCGGAAAAAAGCTCTTATCGCTTGACCTCGGCGCCTTGGTTGCCGGTGCTAAGTTCCGCGGCGAATTTGAGGAACGCCTCAAAGCGGTTATTTCCGAGGTGCAGAAAGCCGAGGGCTGCATCATCCTCTTTATCGATGAGCTGCATACCCTTGTCGGCGCCGGTGCAAGCGAAGGGGCGATGGACGCTTCCAACCTCTTAAAGCCTGCCTTGGCGCGCGGTGAGCTGCGGGCTATCGGTGCGACCACCTTGGATGAGTACCGTAAGTATATCGAAAAGGACAGCGCCCTTGAGCGCCGCTTCCAGCAAGTATACTGTCCCGAACCGAATGTAGAGGACACCATTGCCATTCTGCGCGGCTTGCAGGAAAAGTACGAGGTACACCACGGTGTGCGTATTAAGGATGAGGCGCTCATCGCAGCAGCGGTGCTTTCCAACCGCTATATCACCAACCGCTTTTTGCCTGATAAGGCAATCGACCTTGTGGACGAGGCAGCCAGTAGGCTTAAAATGGAAATTGAAAGCCAACCGGTTGAACTTGATCAGGTGGAGCGCAAAATCCTCCAGATGAACATCGAGAAAGTGTCGCTTTCAAAAGAAACGGACGCTGCTTCAAAAGAGCGGTTGGAGAAGTTGGAGCAGGAGCTGTCCGACTTAACTGAAAAGCGGAATGTGATGCAGGCTCAGTGGCAAAACGAAAAGACCCGCATCAACGAGTCGCGGAAATATAAGGAAGAGCTTGAGCAGCTGCGCCGCGAAGAAACGCAGTTTACGCGCGACGGTAATTTGAATAAGGCAGCCGAGCTGAAATACGGACGCATACCGGAACTGGAAAAAAAGATTGCCGCGGTTACTGCGGAGCTTGCAAAAAAAGCGGGCAGCAGCGGACAGCTTCTCCGCGAAGAGGTGTCCGAAGAGGATATCGCTAAGATCGTTTCGATGTGGACGGGTATTCCCGTTGCAAAGATGCTGGCGAGCGAACAGCAGAAGTACCTCGATCTGGAATCGGTATTGCAGAAACGGGTTGTCGGACAAGATCAGGCAGTACAGGCGGTTGCGGATGCCATTAGACGGAACCGGGCAGGACTTTCCGACCCCAACCGCCCGCTCGGCAGCTTCCTCTGTATCGGGCCTACCGGTGTGGGTAAAACCGAACTGGCGCGCACCCTTGCGGACTTCCTCTTTAACGATGACCGGGCGCTTACCCGTATCGACATGA from the Treponema medium genome contains:
- a CDS encoding extracellular solute-binding protein, producing MDHRFKRTGSIFLCIVVILSCLIVFTTCRDTREAVLYLYNWTYYTPDSVIHAFEKKYKVKVVYDDFASNEDMFAKLMAGSKGYDLVIPSADYVSIMIKLNMLEPIDVSKIPNIRYLRLDVLHRIEYDPKMEFSVPYYMGAAGIAVNTKEVPDYERGWNIFERADLKNRMTMMDDMREVLGAALGSLGYEPNSTNPDELEQAYRLIQNNWKPNLIKFDADGFAKSFASGDFLAVQGYAEAIFAELQEDQTQYVDFFIPQGVHSGLYIDSFCIPKGAPHPELAHAFINFVLEPTVYAEFLDTFGFPPSIHTEAGYYQKKRPHYALDDLNDCILKKDLGANLELYNNYWQRIRFTP
- a CDS encoding ATP-binding protein, producing MNITRKLPVGIQSFEKLRRDGYLYVDKTAFAWNLVQSSSPYFLSRPRRFGKSLFLSTLAAYFLGQKELFKGLYLEQAEEEAAVQESRDAWQEYPVLYLDFNTKNYSDEQALAAILNAHLRDWEEAFMLEQREEAPDGRLKDLIQRIYRKTGKPVVILVDEYDKPLLQTIGVNEELNERYRNALKAFYSVIKTCDQYIRFTFLTGVTKFSKISIFSDLNNLNDISLLPKYAGICGISQNELESTFAPEIKALAQANELTYDETLKQLKQNYDGYCFAQAAENIYNPFSLLRVFDGQLFQSYWFSTGTPTFLINYLKDAHYFIPDLDGKVELDEEGLQTYRAFAKEPFPILFQSGYLTIKEYIKEARLYRLGFPNDEVRYGFLKNLLPAYSSVQPDETGKSIWRFAEDIRKGDVNGFMERLQSIIAGISYDNFTEENLKLREQNYQTAVYLVFTLMGQFVQTEVHCSTGRSDCVITTADSIYIFEFKLSSNGSAEDALAQIKEKNYAAQYKTDRKKIVLIGADFNEQARTIKEWKTERFQFD
- the clpB gene encoding ATP-dependent chaperone ClpB codes for the protein MNIDKYTVKAREALQDAASLAEQDNHSQIEPVHLLYKLLDQEEGIVPPLIEKIGASTDQILDALDVILDKKPRVTGDSAQVYMSPVLTKLCAQAEKIAASLKDEYVSTEHILLALTKSDDEVGELLRSHGITYDAALRALKDVRGNQRVTSEDPEATFNSLEKYCRDLTELAREEKIDPVIGRDEEIRRVMQVLSRRTKNNPVLIGEPGVGKTAIVEGLARRIVSGDVPDSLRGKKLLSLDLGALVAGAKFRGEFEERLKAVISEVQKAEGCIILFIDELHTLVGAGASEGAMDASNLLKPALARGELRAIGATTLDEYRKYIEKDSALERRFQQVYCPEPNVEDTIAILRGLQEKYEVHHGVRIKDEALIAAAVLSNRYITNRFLPDKAIDLVDEAASRLKMEIESQPVELDQVERKILQMNIEKVSLSKETDAASKERLEKLEQELSDLTEKRNVMQAQWQNEKTRINESRKYKEELEQLRREETQFTRDGNLNKAAELKYGRIPELEKKIAAVTAELAKKAGSSGQLLREEVSEEDIAKIVSMWTGIPVAKMLASEQQKYLDLESVLQKRVVGQDQAVQAVADAIRRNRAGLSDPNRPLGSFLCIGPTGVGKTELARTLADFLFNDDRALTRIDMSEYMEKHSVSRLIGAPPGYVGYDEGGQLTEAVRRRPYSVVLFDEIEKAHPDVFNVFLQILDDGRLTDGQGRVIDFRNTIIIMTSNLGSELILAADTPEEMTAQIKDLLKQHFRPEFLNRIDELLTFRRLGKEHIRKIVDIQLQAVSARLEARRLHLTVTDAAKDFLADIGYDPLYGARPLKRAIQTELENKLAKELLSGAFVGKTDITVDAGKGGLTFKA